Genomic DNA from Chaetodon auriga isolate fChaAug3 chromosome 18, fChaAug3.hap1, whole genome shotgun sequence:
GTAATACCGAGATCCACAGAAAATGGCTTTTTACatgcaaataataataagaataataaaattattcctctgtctgctgttgttgttttgaccTTGCATCTCTCCCATgataaattaatttattattgCGTTCACGGTACAATAactcaaacacatttctgcGACTCGCCTTCTGAATGACAGCATCCATTAAGTGCTATGAAATATTGTGAAATACACAGTAAGTGATCGCGGTTTCACCACAGTTAATTAGCAGTATTTTCAATGGGACGTTGGTTCTGATAATTGGATGAAGACGATAAGATGAGAATTTATTTTATATGCCTAATGTATTTCCACAATTTAGCGGGTTAAAGGGGCCTCGTATTCATTATAACTCTGTTAGTCAGTGAGTGATTTCATTGTGACAGCTCCATTACGATCATCAGCACGACAGATTCTCACGAGCATCTGAGctaaaaacatcagcatttagTTTGcttttgcagcacatttccatATTAATATCAAAATGTTTGATTCAATGATGTCAGTGTCACGCCCAGAATAAGATGGCATCCCATTCACGATATTAGCTGTTAGTCATCGTCCTCATTAAATGGTTCATTAGCGTGAGGTGatgttttcttacatgtgagGGTTTCAGTTAGCTGGTGAataccttcctcctcctcatcgggAGCTACCAAACTGGCTGCAAAAGTCCATATCATCTCCATCCAATCAATGCTCTCCTGAGCTGTGACATCACCAGGGACTGCAGCAGGGCCTGATCTTATTGGGCGAACGCCACCTAAATAgaataaagacacagaaaagtTGAATATGACAAACCGAAGGTAATTTAAGAAGTAAAATATGAACTTGAAGAAGTAAAcagggggtggacaaaatatcagGAATCCTTACTGTAGAGTTGAAGTCGCTCTTCACTCGACACAGTTTTGAAATGATAACCTTCATAATGGCAGTATGCATTAAATAGCATgtatatactgtgcatacacatgTAGGCATATGTCACCCCATGCAGGTGGTAGAGCTCAAACACTATGAAACACTATGATTTATTATACAGATACCGTAAGTCTCAGTTTGGCTACAGCAGGCTGCCAGACAAAGACGAATTGTTTAATATTAGATATAACCTATTTAAATGTGGTATTAGTGACTGTGTGATGGCTCAGGAGTTTGCGCTTGCCTCTGGCCTTCAAACCTCTCTTAGCGATGGCAGGTGGTGGAGGGAGACCTGAGGGGAGACACAGCATGAAGTCAAGTGTAAAATACAGGTTgtaaagaaaaggagagggtgGCAACACAGAGGAAAGATAACGGAGGAGAGAATCCATAAAGAGAACAACGAGCAGTGGCCCTTATCGCCCTGCATAGTTTCTGTTCTCAgtcactcacacccacacagcttCAGATTAATAGTTTACATGATAAAGATGATGATagtcaaaataataataataataacactgcATACAaatttcccatcatgcagaACATGTTAGGACTTCATCTCTCGACATGCTGAAGGAGAACACGGCAACAAACAGCGATGACACAagcatgttttcagcagcatttcGACGTCCCCCCCACACAGTTTCAGCaggtttttcatgtttctgtcactcaCTAACTTTTGGTTTCCACTGCAGGAGTCCAAAATTCCAACACATCTGCAAGAAAACATAATTGTACCATTTTCTAAAGCTTTATCAATGCTTAGTAAAACATTTAGTAGCACCTAATGGATCAGCTCTAAGCCATTGGGGATTTTCTGCGGGTGATCCTTCCTTTTGTCTGTTTAGCTCTTTAATTAAtcatatgatgatgatggataATCCTTCAAATTCTGATTAACTTATTAACTTGTTTACATTTAGAATTACAAGCGATTGACTGGCTtaagaaagagtgagagaccTGTGATGCTTATTGACGACTCATTAACACAACTGCAGGCTTGATGGCTCATTACAAAGTTAATGATTTCATCAATAAATAGACAGTTCATGTCTCTCCAGATGACTGATGTATACAGCATTAATACATGCTCTATTAACTGGTAATGAAGCTATTAACCACAGCTTATAAAGCCTTTATGAAGGGTGACTCACGAGAAACGTCTACCAAGATACCGACTGATagattgttgttattttttctttttttgggatCATTTCCCCCACAGGTAATTTTGCCCATTAGTGACCATGGgtgttgaacacacacagcagaggctgcaggcaCCGTCAGGGTTCAAAACCTGGTAACATGTTGGTACCAAATGATGCAGCGGAGGCATTTTAAAGCATCTAGTCAactgtgttaaaaatgtttctggttgtatttgttttgtttttgtacacgGACTCGTCTGTGCTGTTTACGATGGCTTTGTCCCTGCAGGTGCTCCCATTAATTAATCTCTTTAATTTTCCCTCTCTCAGGTTGAAGAAGATATCTGCCTGTTTGTTGCCCAGTGTGAAGGAGTCGTATAATGGAACCTCATAAACAGCTGATTAATGCACTGACATTTCTTTGATTGGCACAGTGCAGCAGACACCAGGAATAGAAGGCTAGCATTTCCCCCCTGCTGACTCTCTGTTTATTGCCTTTCAcccctctgtctttccttttctctctctaattcactctgtgtctctttttgtccctcttctttctttaaATCTATTTTCTGTCTTGCTCTCATGATGTCATCCTGTCTCTTCTCCAcctttctgcctttctctcttaGTTATGTGTAGTTTCACAGCCACATCAAAATGattaaacacaaagagaaacagaataaaaatacaaattgtgCCGCAGAGATAAAAACAAGCAAGAGACTGAAAAACCTCTCAGAAGAAAAGAGCATGAAGTAGCTGGAAGAGACACATCTGAACTGGATAAGGAAATGATGCAGAGCTTTgcttgtctcttttttctttctttttccttcatcttcttcctctttatccttctttcttcctgccacatctttctttctttctttcctttcttagTCCTCCCTCAATTTCATCCTTcccttcttttattttttctgtctgcttcctttctttctttcactttttctttccttcctcttcttgctcctttcattcctttctctctctctatctttcttcatttctttccttcctcctttcttcctttcttcccttACTTCCCTCAAtccctttccctttcttccttcctcatttttccttttctcccttctttccttcctcattcttccttcctttctttctttccctcctcattcttccttcctttctttccttccctcctcattCTTGCTTCCTTcattcctttctgtctttctttcctttccttccttacTTCTTTCCTTACAGGTGTGACACTGACCTTGCATAGGAGCGATAACTGGACACATGACATATTTCAGCTTTCCAATTTAACTCCACATCATTAACACTGCATGGCTGCAGCATTTCTACCATTTCTTCCTCAAGAAGAAACACATACATTAAGAATttattcctcttcctcttcttcttttttctttgcctctgcctctctgacagAGAACTAAGGTTTGATAAGGTGACTGATTAAAGTGTTGGCAGTGctgcttctttgtctctcctcctccaccttctctctctctcatgtctctgcATTTTCTTGCTTCCAGCTGTTTTCTATACGCTCTGCCTTAATCTCCTCTGaattactgtatttttctttacagTATGTCTACGCAGGTTTGTGCGTCTCTTTCTCCACATTTCTTTATCTGTATCCTTCCCTGATGTTTCTTGGTCTATTCTctttatatacacacaaatacaaaactCTATCTCTGCTCGCTCACGACGGGGAGAAttgcatttctcttttattgtCCAAAAATGTCTCCTTGCCATTTCATTTACACGCACTGGCCTTTATTGAAATGTCATGGTTGCAGAAAAGGCTTGTGATTAAAAATGCAGCCCAGCATTTTGTCATTGTCAACTTGCAAATATTTGCTTCAGAAAATGGAAGATAACTACAACGTAAAGGGGACATTTGCTTTCATGTGCATTTCCTCCACGGCTCAGGCCGATCCTTTGACCTGGGAGAAAGGTTTTCTTTGACTTACAGAAAGATTTATTAGTTTTTATTGATAACTCTGCATAAAATATGGGAGATAAAACAAATCACTTTCATCCAGGGACTCTGTATTCCATTTCCTCTGTTTAGGCTCTCTTATATTATCACCTTAGCCACATCAGCTTATCATCGACATATTTTTCCATGTCAGcgattaaaagaaaataatcctGCGAAATTAAACTAATTCAAATTGAGATCCCAACAGGTCTACAGATTTACTGCTGTCATAAGACGCCACAGTGGTAACCCAGTACCTAGACGTTTTAATTACAAGGCCGTGTATCACACAGCGTCGTAGCCAT
This window encodes:
- the trdn gene encoding triadin isoform X2 translates to MSSQANGGEAVPPARTNQKTFLDDVIMTFSSPMAWLLVVALILTWSGVAIVLFDLLDYKTLAGLPPPPAIAKRGLKARGGVRPIRSGPAAVPGDVTAQESIDWMEMIWTFAASLVAPDEEEEGIHQLTETLTSFPSEEL